ATCCACTGAAAAAACTCGGTCTTTATCCAGTATTCTCTGATTTTTTCGGGCCAGTTTACGATTGGCCACCATTATATCGTGTTGAACTTCCACTTCTGCAACTTTATGCATCCTCATCACTCTTCTCTATTTTAATGGTTTTAACGTTACATTCTTTTCCAGTTAAGATTTCCACATTCCTTTCCCCACACTCAGGGCATACTACGATTGCCAGATAATGGTCTGAACCATCGGTATTTGCCAATCCGGTGAATTCACAACCACGACAGTCAATTTCCACCGGAACATCTTCAATAATGATTTCTGCGTTTTTAAGGAGTGTGTCCTCCACTATGACATCTAATAAGAATTTTAACTGCTCTGGATTTAGCATGGTTAGCATTCCCACTTCAATAGTGACTTCCACTACCTCTGTGGCGTTATTTTTCTCTGCAGCATCTATTACTGTGTCCACTATGGCCTGGGCCATGGATAATTCGTGCATTGGACTACCTCTTTAAGCTTGTATTTAACCTATGTTATGGGAAGCTTATTAATAAAGTTAACAAATAATTAAAAGTGAAAGTAAAAAACTGACAGCTTCTTCCCCTGGCATTAATGGCCCGGGAAGTTGAAATAAGCTATTCGAAATCTTTAGTAATATTTTAATTAATTTATGGTGATTTTAATGATAATCGGAGGATCTTCTTCCCAGAAACTAGCCGCAAACATTGCCCACGAGATGGGTGATGAACTTTGTCCCATTGAAAGTCGAAAATTCCCTGATGGAGAACGTTACGTAAGAATTAAAGGAGAAGTTGAGGAAGGAGTGGTGGTGGTGCAGTCCACTGGCTACCCCCAGGATGAAAACCTCATGGAACTCTTCCTGATATTGAAAACCATTCGTAACATGGGCATCACTGACATCCGCACAGTCATCCCCTATTTTGGTTATGGTAGACAGGAAAAAAGTTTTAATTACGGTGAAGCGGTCTCTGCAGAGGTTGTTTGCCAGTTAATAGAGTTTGCAGGTGCAAGTTCTGTATACAGTATAAATCTCCATGAAAAAAGCATCTGTGATCTTTTCAGTGTTCCCGCCTATAATTTGTCAGCCATGCCATCCATTGCTGATTACGTTACAAATAATGTGGAAGATCCAGTAATCATAGCACCAGATAAGGGTGCTCTGGGTTTTGCTCAAGAAGTTGCGAGTATCCTTAACTGTGAATCAGATTATCTGGAGAAAGTACGCCTATCCCCAGAAAAAGTGGAGACCAAACCCAAAAACCTGGATGTTAATGGTAGGGATGCAGTTATAGTCGATGATATCATCAGCACCGGTGGGACCATTGTCAATGCCTGCAACATCCTGAAAGAACACCAGGCCCGTAGGATTGTAGTGAGCTGTGTGCACCCTGTACTGGTGGGTGATGCCTTGCTTAAGATATTCGCTGCCGGAGCAGACGATGTTGTGGGAACCAACACCCTTAAATCTGAAGTGAGTAATGTTTCTGTGGCGAGTTTAGTGGCTGATGCATTGAAATAAATAATTAGATGACCCATTTATAAGGATATGATAATACTGGATAACTACCATTATATTATTTCCATAAACCCCCTGATTGTAACATACAAAAGATGAAAATTTAATGGTGAAAAAAATGACAGATTGGACCCCCATAATCATAGGGATCGTTTTAACTATTATTATAGGCCTAATTGGTATATTTATACCTTTTTTAGGTATTTTAGCCCCCATAATTGGTGGTTTTGTTGCAGCGTATATGGCAGGAGGGGACTATAAGGATGGTGCAGTTAACGGTGGTATTGCCGGTGCCTTGGGAGGAGCTCTTTTGGGATTCGTTTTATTAGGAGCTTTCACCGCTTTTATTGGTGGTCTAGCCTTAGGCTTTATAATTGGCCTTATACTTGGAATTATCGGAGGAACAATTGGAATAATTGTTAAAGGTAGATTTTGAAGTATATTTCAAGAATTATTTTATTCATGAAATAATTTTAAAAAAAATAGAGAGGGATAATAAATGGTCAATTGGACAGCAGTGGCTATTGGTTTTGTGGTAACAGTTGTACTGGAAACAATTGGAATTCTTTTCCTAACTTTAGACACCTCAGTTTCTGTATTTATAAGCATTTTTGCACCAGTAATTGGAGGCCTTATAGCAGCATACTGGGCAGGTGGAGCTTATAAAGAAGGTGTTATTAATGGAGGTCTTGCGGGAGGGATGGGTTCTTTAATAGCAGCCGTTATCTTCCTCCCTGGAAGTTTAATTTATATTGCAGAAAATGCAGTGATTAGCTTTATCACCAGTGGAATACTGGGCATTATAGGTGGTTTAATTGGCATATTAGCCAAAGGGAAACCACGAGGAAAAGATGAACCTTCCCCTGAAGAACCAGATGCTTGATTCTGGTATTAAGCTGCACCAGTTTTGTTCAATTTTTATTTTCCATTATTCTTTCAGTTTTATTATTAATTATTTTCCAGTTTTGAGCCGTAAAATCCAATTTTATCATCATATCCCCTATAACATATCTTTGAAATACCGTCCTCGTATCTGGTAAGATAATCCAAAACTTATATTAAAAAACATAGCTCAAAATAATATATGGAGGGGTTGTCTTGATGAAACCGATTCTTAAGGACAATATCTGTAGGGGGAGTATAAAACAGAAACTTTTCTTGAAAACATCTTTTTTTGAAATTTTTATAAATAGACCTATAGGTGATAATCATTCATTAAATTTTACACACCAACACCCTTCAATTACCAATTTTTATCACCTAATATTCATCTTAGCATCCTTTTTCACGTCTTTAAAAACATTTCCGGACCTAATTTCCAAATCAAATATAAGTAATCTTTATATTCAACAATGCATTCCAATGGAGGGTTAGGTTATGGATTCTGATACTGTTGATAATAAAGTGAACAAAGAGACTCTGGCTTCTTTGAAGTTCAAGGCTGAACTGAAATTACTTCCCATAGTTTTACGTGCTGTGCGTGATGTTGCATGTAGATATGGTCTGGATGAAGCTTCAGTAAGGGATTTAGAACTGGCAACAGAGGAAGCCTGTCATAATGTAATAGAACACGCCTACGAACCCGGTGAAGAAGGTTATTACAAGGTGAAAATTCATCGTGAACCCACCTGTTTCAGGATTACAGTGCGGGACGAGGGAATGCCATTCAACCTTCAGCGCTTAAATGAGGATGAACCCTCAGACATTGGTGTCAGGTTAATGCGAGCTTGTACTGATGAAATCAGAAGTAAATATCTGGGAAAGAAGGGAAAAGTAGTGGAACTGGTTAAAAACTTCCCCTTCGAATCAGTAGCTGAAGTAGAAACAACCACAACCATTAAAATGTCCAGTGAAGTGGATCTGGCACCTCCATCCGAAAAAGTAACTTTGCGCCTGATGCGCTCTGATGAAACCGTGTCTCTGGCAAGACTGATATACCGGGTTTATGGTTACACCTATCCTCATGAAGATATTTATTATCCTGAAAAATTCGCTTCACTCATAGAATCTGGATTGGTGACCTCCTGTGTGGCTGTAAATGAGGAGGATGAGATTGTAGGGCATCTGGGAGTTTTCCTGGAAACTCCTGAAGATCATGTGGGTGAATCTGCCCTGGCTGCAGTCGACCCCCGCTACCGGGGGAGAGGACTGTTCCCCCGGATGAAAAAAATGATGATGGAAGAGATGGCATCCAAAGGTATTTTAGGCCTTTACAGTAGGGCAGTGACGGTTCATGTGGCATCACAAAAATCCAATGTTAAAATGGGCGCCAAGGAAACTGGTTTTGTACTTGCACACTCTCCTCCCACTGCGATTTTCAAGAAAATGAAAACTGAAGTAGCAGATATCCGCCGAACTGTAGCCCTCTTCTATGTACCAGTTGTTCCTGACAGAGAGCAGACAGTTTTTTTACCCCACAATCACCAGGAAATCATTAACAAAATCTACAAACACGCTGAATTACCACGAGTGTTCAAAAAAGCAGATCCTGATAATGTGGATCTGGCTCCTCATTCTCATATCCATTCTCATATTTTACCTGAAATGGCCAGTGCGTTTTTAAGGGTTAACGAGTTTGGAGTGGACTTTATTGATGAGTTGCGACTTCAGGTCCAGGATTTAAAAGAGAGGAAAGTTGAACTGATAGTTCTGGATCTTCCCTTAAAAGATCCAGGTACTGCTATTTTGTGCCCTGAAATTGAGAACATGCACTTTTTCTTCTGCGGTATCATGCCCGAATTCCTGGATGGAGATTCAATTCGTCTGCAGTACCTTAACAATGTGGCCTTTGATCCTGAAAGTGTGGATGTTTACTCGGAATTTGCCAAGGAACTATTTGATTACGTGGTTGGTGAATGGAAGAAACATACCGGTAGGTAGATTATAAAAAGATAACATAAAAGGATATACTGATTAAAGAATAAATCACGTTTTAACTATTTATTGGATGGTGCGGAAATGGAAATCACGGAAAAAACAATAAATGATGTGGAAATAGTGTTTTTAAATGGTCGTCTGGATGCCTATAATTCCAATGTGGTTGAAAATAAGTTGGATGAACTTATTGATTCAGGTAAAATAAAAATGGTCGTTGATCTTTCGGGAGTGGAGTACATAAGCAGCTCTGGTCTGAGGGTGATGCTTTCATCCCTTAAAAAATTGGATAA
This window of the Methanobacterium sp. Maddingley MBC34 genome carries:
- a CDS encoding anti-anti-sigma factor (PFAM: STAS domain~TIGRFAM: anti-anti-sigma factor), with product MEITEKTINDVEIVFLNGRLDAYNSNVVENKLDELIDSGKIKMVVDLSGVEYISSSGLRVMLSSLKKLDKLGGTLKLSSLQPYVREVFEIAGFTQLFQIYDSEEEAVTSF
- a CDS encoding ribose-phosphate pyrophosphokinase (PFAM: Phosphoribosyl transferase domain~TIGRFAM: ribose-phosphate pyrophosphokinase), whose translation is MVILMIIGGSSSQKLAANIAHEMGDELCPIESRKFPDGERYVRIKGEVEEGVVVVQSTGYPQDENLMELFLILKTIRNMGITDIRTVIPYFGYGRQEKSFNYGEAVSAEVVCQLIEFAGASSVYSINLHEKSICDLFSVPAYNLSAMPSIADYVTNNVEDPVIIAPDKGALGFAQEVASILNCESDYLEKVRLSPEKVETKPKNLDVNGRDAVIVDDIISTGGTIVNACNILKEHQARRIVVSCVHPVLVGDALLKIFAAGADDVVGTNTLKSEVSNVSVASLVADALK
- a CDS encoding hydrogenase nickel insertion protein HypA (PFAM: Hydrogenase expression/synthesis hypA family~TIGRFAM: hydrogenase nickel insertion protein HypA) gives rise to the protein MHELSMAQAIVDTVIDAAEKNNATEVVEVTIEVGMLTMLNPEQLKFLLDVIVEDTLLKNAEIIIEDVPVEIDCRGCEFTGLANTDGSDHYLAIVVCPECGERNVEILTGKECNVKTIKIEKSDEDA